In one Caldisericaceae bacterium genomic region, the following are encoded:
- a CDS encoding TIGR02556 family CRISPR-associated protein, with protein MLEAVKKIGELSLKERKESFAFSLIEEGIDFGSEENKKYILTLNFDLQEEKIHLDFEEIDYKKLQKYLWIGNAKSNNPQDRLTTNNVSYLLYQTIPNLYHNLKEGDLKDKLQSILEKFFLKLGQKSVYLLNLEKIEGSNIKVEEILQNFPHDFKKVKDFVEKIYEKEFYEILKNKDLSNNDFSLYSVKIDGLAPSELQEYIDYIEEKLIGEPFEDSSFEGTCYVCGKKTLITADTTKLPDKYYITKLVTFASGLDKKGFSKNFAICKDCYKELMAGSSYIRNNLSQRLAGRDLYLIPSIMFSPKEDYTLKDIVGVSKSSFNAIKSFEGKLEFQNTIEKNLVNYTKYKEIGSYSNINLLFFEKNQSAFKIKKLIKDIPLRRLDEIRKAQNDTQNITKKLFGESASRWFFISLDQIYYLIPVRIDKKSKRAVDYKKMLDLYEDLFVGRKINKNFLINEFLELFQVYRFEKFAQFNILKPKDSDIEMVFAILKTNFLLKMFSLLHILNGGEKMIEGVDDLPLREEIKNYWKEMNFSEQEAALFLLGYLIGEVGNKQRTGESNKKPILEKINYQGMNLKRIILLSNEIFEKLDQYKVRDFNEVNFAIMKRFMDKNISNWSISDSENVYWILSGYAFNTYKVITSKKEEKNEQ; from the coding sequence AAAGTTTTGCTTTTAGTCTCATCGAAGAAGGCATAGATTTTGGTTCAGAAGAAAATAAAAAATACATCCTCACTTTAAATTTTGACCTACAAGAAGAAAAAATTCACTTAGATTTTGAAGAAATTGACTATAAAAAACTTCAAAAATATCTTTGGATTGGAAATGCAAAAAGCAACAACCCACAAGATAGATTAACAACAAATAATGTTTCATACCTACTTTATCAAACAATTCCAAATCTTTATCACAATCTTAAAGAAGGAGATTTAAAAGATAAACTACAATCTATTTTGGAAAAATTCTTTTTAAAACTCGGTCAAAAAAGTGTTTACCTCCTAAATTTAGAAAAAATCGAGGGATCAAACATCAAAGTTGAAGAAATTCTTCAGAATTTTCCTCATGATTTCAAAAAAGTTAAAGACTTCGTGGAAAAAATTTATGAAAAAGAATTTTATGAAATCTTAAAGAATAAAGATCTTAGTAATAACGATTTCTCTCTTTATTCAGTAAAGATTGACGGACTTGCTCCATCTGAACTTCAAGAATACATAGACTACATAGAAGAAAAACTCATCGGAGAGCCTTTTGAGGATTCAAGTTTCGAAGGCACATGTTATGTGTGTGGCAAAAAAACTCTTATAACTGCAGATACAACTAAGCTTCCTGATAAATACTATATTACAAAGCTCGTAACCTTTGCTTCAGGGCTAGATAAAAAAGGATTTTCAAAAAACTTTGCCATTTGCAAAGATTGTTATAAAGAATTAATGGCTGGAAGTAGTTACATAAGAAACAACCTCTCCCAAAGACTTGCAGGAAGAGACCTTTACTTAATCCCAAGTATAATGTTTAGTCCAAAAGAAGATTATACTCTTAAAGATATTGTAGGTGTATCAAAATCTTCTTTTAATGCGATTAAATCATTTGAAGGTAAACTTGAATTTCAGAATACAATCGAGAAAAACTTAGTTAATTACACAAAATATAAAGAAATTGGCAGTTATTCAAATATAAATCTCCTGTTTTTCGAAAAGAACCAATCTGCCTTTAAAATTAAAAAACTCATAAAAGATATTCCCTTAAGAAGGCTCGATGAAATAAGAAAAGCACAAAATGACACCCAAAATATTACAAAAAAGCTTTTTGGAGAATCTGCTTCAAGGTGGTTTTTCATAAGTTTAGACCAAATATACTATCTTATTCCCGTAAGAATAGATAAAAAATCAAAAAGAGCCGTAGATTACAAAAAAATGCTTGATTTGTATGAAGACCTATTTGTGGGTAGAAAAATAAACAAAAACTTTTTAATTAACGAATTTTTGGAACTTTTTCAAGTTTACCGATTTGAAAAATTTGCGCAATTTAACATTTTAAAACCTAAAGATAGTGATATCGAAATGGTATTCGCAATTTTGAAGACAAATTTTCTATTAAAGATGTTTTCTTTATTACATATTTTAAACGGAGGTGAGAAAATGATTGAAGGAGTTGATGATCTTCCTTTAAGAGAAGAAATCAAGAATTATTGGAAAGAAATGAATTTTTCAGAGCAAGAGGCTGCACTCTTTTTACTTGGCTATCTTATTGGTGAAGTTGGAAACAAACAGAGAACAGGAGAGAGTAATAAAAAGCCAATTCTTGAGAAAATAAATTACCAAGGAATGAACTTAAAAAGAATTATTTTGCTTTCAAATGAGATTTTTGAAAAACTTGACCAGTATAAGGTTAGAGATTTTAACGAAGTTAACTTTGCAATTATGAAAAGATTTATGGATAAAAACATTTCAAACTGGAGTATTTCTGACAGTGAAAATGTTTATTGGATTTTGTCAGGCTATGCGTTTAATACTTATAAAGTAATCACATCAAAGAAGGAGGAAAAAAATGAGCAATAA